From Aquabacter sp. L1I39, the proteins below share one genomic window:
- a CDS encoding response regulator — protein MFQQQLIKQLPLLRRYARALLGGQQAGDALVQRTLQSALDGRVSLDTSLSPRVALYKACHEVWSKDEGADAASANKADERLQRLDPGSRVALLLTAMEGFSFAEASSILSTSIEQVEAQVVAAQAEIDAQLKTNVLIIEDEWVIALDLKTLVTEIGHEVVGVAPTHSKALELAEIGNFGLVLADIQLADGSSGIDAVTDILRSFDVPVIFITAFPDRLLTGERPEPTYLITKPFLGETVKATIAQALFFHGARTTPEAARRIA, from the coding sequence ATGTTTCAGCAGCAGCTCATTAAGCAGCTTCCTCTTCTGCGGCGCTATGCCCGGGCCCTTCTGGGCGGCCAGCAGGCAGGCGACGCCTTGGTCCAGCGCACCTTGCAGTCTGCCCTGGATGGGCGCGTCAGCCTGGATACATCCCTTTCGCCCCGTGTGGCCCTCTATAAGGCGTGCCACGAGGTCTGGTCGAAGGACGAAGGCGCCGATGCCGCATCCGCAAACAAGGCGGACGAGCGCCTGCAGCGGCTCGACCCCGGGTCTCGCGTGGCCCTGCTGCTCACGGCTATGGAGGGCTTCTCATTCGCGGAAGCCTCCTCGATCCTGTCCACCTCCATTGAGCAGGTGGAGGCGCAAGTGGTCGCCGCCCAGGCCGAGATTGACGCCCAGTTGAAGACCAACGTCCTCATCATCGAGGATGAATGGGTCATTGCACTCGACCTCAAGACGCTGGTGACGGAGATCGGCCACGAGGTCGTGGGCGTCGCGCCTACGCACTCCAAGGCTCTGGAGCTGGCCGAGATCGGCAATTTCGGGCTGGTGCTGGCCGACATCCAATTGGCCGACGGATCATCCGGCATTGATGCCGTGACGGATATTCTGCGTAGCTTCGATGTGCCGGTGATCTTCATCACCGCCTTTCCGGATCGGCTGCTCACGGGCGAACGGCCGGAGCCGACCTATCTCATCACCAAGCCGTTCCTCGGTGAGACGGTGAAGGCGACCATCGCCCAGGCCCTGTTCTTCCACGGCGCACGTACCACACCCGAGGCCGCCCGTCGGATCGCCTGA
- a CDS encoding PRC-barrel domain-containing protein, whose product MKKELLSAAAVAVMLASPAFAQSTSPSAPSSNTPSATTPAPGAAGTTAPSTTAPATGGSAATMNTGGTTAFISEQMQEQWLASNLIGTKVRGTGDESVGEVNDVLLDRNGNVVGAVIGVGGFLGMGEKDVAVPFTALQMVRNSDGDRLILNKSKDELKNAPTFKEYTRSGTGTATGTGATPPAGAPATTR is encoded by the coding sequence ATGAAGAAAGAACTTCTGTCCGCCGCCGCCGTGGCCGTGATGCTGGCGTCTCCGGCTTTCGCGCAGTCCACCTCTCCGTCCGCCCCCTCCAGCAACACGCCTTCCGCCACGACCCCCGCGCCGGGTGCGGCCGGAACCACCGCGCCCTCCACGACCGCTCCGGCCACCGGCGGCTCGGCGGCGACCATGAACACCGGCGGCACCACTGCTTTCATTTCCGAGCAGATGCAGGAGCAGTGGCTGGCTTCCAACCTGATCGGTACCAAGGTGCGCGGCACCGGGGATGAATCGGTCGGCGAGGTGAACGATGTGCTGCTCGACCGCAACGGCAATGTGGTCGGTGCCGTGATTGGTGTCGGCGGCTTCCTCGGCATGGGCGAGAAGGATGTGGCCGTGCCTTTCACCGCGCTTCAGATGGTGCGTAACTCGGACGGTGACCGGCTCATCCTGAACAAGTCCAAGGACGAGCTGAAGAATGCGCCGACCTTCAAGGAATACACCCGTTCCGGCACGGGTACGGCGACCGGAACCGGCGCGACGCCTCCGGCTGGCGCTCCCGCCACCACCCGCTGA
- a CDS encoding glutamine amidotransferase gives MEPAPSARRERILIILHQAHSTPGRIGLRLEQRGYELDVRRPALGDDLPSSMAEHAGAVVFGGPMSANDPHPWIRREVDFVGMVMAADKPLLGVCLGAQLMAVQLGARVARHGEGLSEIGYYPVRPTPSAEGVLPWPSHVYHWHSEGFDLPTGAELLACGDVFPNQAFRHGRCAYGIQFHPEVTHEMMCRWTIRGAEKLGLPGAQPGEAHLEGWSRYDPAICRWLTGFLDLWLERGRDTAPAPCLAARA, from the coding sequence TTGGAGCCCGCGCCGTCCGCCCGCCGGGAACGCATTCTGATCATTTTGCACCAGGCGCACTCAACTCCTGGCCGCATCGGCCTGCGGCTGGAGCAGAGGGGCTACGAACTCGATGTGCGCCGGCCAGCCCTCGGCGATGACCTGCCCTCCAGCATGGCGGAGCACGCGGGTGCCGTTGTGTTCGGCGGCCCCATGAGTGCCAATGATCCCCATCCCTGGATCCGCCGCGAAGTCGATTTCGTCGGCATGGTCATGGCCGCGGACAAGCCGCTGTTGGGCGTCTGCCTCGGCGCGCAGCTCATGGCCGTGCAATTGGGCGCGCGGGTGGCGCGACACGGGGAAGGGCTGAGCGAGATCGGCTATTACCCCGTGCGTCCGACGCCGTCAGCCGAGGGCGTCCTGCCCTGGCCAAGCCACGTGTATCACTGGCATTCGGAAGGCTTTGACCTTCCCACAGGTGCCGAATTGCTGGCCTGCGGGGACGTCTTCCCCAACCAGGCCTTCCGTCATGGCCGGTGCGCCTATGGCATCCAGTTCCATCCGGAAGTCACACATGAAATGATGTGCCGCTGGACCATCCGCGGTGCGGAAAAGCTGGGCTTGCCGGGAGCCCAGCCCGGAGAAGCGCATTTGGAAGGGTGGTCCCGCTACGACCCGGCCATTTGCCGCTGGCTCACCGGCTTCCTGGACTTGTGGCTGGAACGAGGGCGGGACACGGCGCCCGCGCCATGCCTTGCGGCTAGAGCTTGA
- a CDS encoding response regulator has product MDTSRRQILLVEDEPFVALVAQQILEDEGFAVHVAASGADALSIAKEGGTEIRVALVDFGLPDVRGDTLVAQLREILPGLRIVVASGYGADELVAMFRDLPGVGIVSKPYDGDTLLTALRRADPGFLPRE; this is encoded by the coding sequence TTGGACACGTCTCGGCGGCAAATTCTCCTGGTGGAGGACGAGCCTTTTGTGGCCCTCGTGGCGCAGCAGATCCTTGAGGACGAAGGCTTCGCCGTGCATGTGGCGGCCTCCGGCGCCGATGCCTTGTCGATCGCGAAGGAGGGGGGGACGGAGATCCGGGTGGCGCTGGTGGACTTCGGGCTTCCGGACGTGCGCGGCGACACGCTGGTCGCCCAATTGCGCGAGATCCTGCCCGGCCTGCGCATTGTGGTGGCGAGTGGCTACGGCGCGGACGAACTTGTCGCCATGTTTCGCGATCTGCCCGGTGTCGGCATCGTGTCCAAGCCTTATGACGGGGATACGCTCCTGACGGCCCTGCGACGGGCTGATCCCGGTTTTTTGCCGAGGGAATGA
- a CDS encoding ATP-binding protein has product MSGKAQPRHERRRHRRGIRRVTAVTILAALVAVTIVLGVGFATFKEFAAGNHLREDLLYSSSIRDNLQSIYEDLLQAESGTLGYVITGREEFLAPLERTRAVIADEIASLARLAVERPQHAVALKELARFAEEEMRLLRDMVATRNVSGSISAASVMETRRGKSLMDEIRSTVSDISREEVAAIERRTYEVRVASQRTRQTVLLMLAAAIAVVAGSTLVIIAHLLGRRRAELALADTLARHRAILASAMDAIVTVGSAGRIETSNPATTRMFGWTQEELQDRSVADLLALPDGTEPGDALRMLEANAAAGGHAAEFTGHRKDGSRFPIDVAVGQMRASDGNHLVAILHDVTERKRADIAKNEFVSTVSHELRTPLTSISGSLGLLDGGAAGPLPETAKRLVTIAHQNSRRLVRLINDILDIQKMQASAITFAREPVSMADVAREAVEQNLGFAAQHNVHLQMALTDLDSTVVGDHDRLIQVLTNLISNAVKFSAADDVVQVRVERREDMVRTCVEDHGTGIPPSFRASMFTRFAQADNSDTRQRGGTGLGLAIVKEIVDHHNGRVSFETDEGVGTTFHVDLPARLPLQAPAAEPVLTPLLLVDSDAARAGAVAADLEELGLGIDVAATAAEAEGRAALRPYGIILVAPTLRDRDGVTLLRTLRRAERTRLTPLLLLAPGADGIAQNGVRALPVADWLDMPPDPQRIAALVLRYGARTEKPPILHVCTSGEVRRRFAEATRDFATVFATNSADDAQAALAMGTCAFAVVDLSESGSRLEEMVGALATLAQRGVPVAACSPHARDRAVSAAFEAFARSRAALFPAAQDAVRSAFPASKADRTDENTAS; this is encoded by the coding sequence ATGTCCGGTAAGGCGCAGCCGCGACATGAGCGGCGCAGGCACCGACGGGGCATCCGGCGTGTCACCGCCGTCACCATTCTGGCGGCGCTGGTGGCGGTGACCATCGTGCTTGGCGTGGGCTTTGCCACTTTCAAGGAATTTGCGGCCGGAAACCACCTGCGGGAAGACCTGCTCTATTCCTCCTCCATCCGCGACAACCTGCAGAGCATCTACGAGGACCTGCTTCAGGCCGAAAGCGGCACGCTCGGCTATGTGATCACCGGCCGCGAGGAGTTCCTGGCGCCACTGGAACGTACCCGGGCGGTGATCGCCGACGAGATCGCCTCGCTCGCCCGGCTGGCTGTCGAACGCCCGCAGCATGCAGTGGCATTGAAAGAGCTGGCCCGCTTCGCCGAGGAGGAAATGCGGCTGCTGCGGGACATGGTCGCCACCCGCAATGTCTCTGGCAGCATTTCGGCCGCAAGCGTGATGGAGACTCGGCGCGGCAAGTCGCTCATGGACGAGATCCGCTCCACCGTCTCCGACATTTCCCGCGAGGAGGTGGCGGCCATCGAGCGGCGCACCTATGAGGTGCGAGTGGCCAGCCAGCGGACGCGTCAGACGGTTCTCCTGATGCTCGCGGCCGCCATTGCCGTGGTGGCGGGCTCAACACTGGTGATCATCGCGCATCTTCTTGGCCGAAGGCGGGCGGAGCTGGCACTCGCCGACACGCTGGCCCGGCACCGCGCCATCCTGGCTAGCGCAATGGACGCCATCGTGACCGTCGGGAGCGCCGGACGCATTGAAACGAGCAACCCCGCCACCACCCGCATGTTCGGCTGGACGCAGGAGGAGTTGCAGGACCGCTCGGTGGCGGACCTCCTCGCCCTGCCGGACGGCACGGAGCCGGGCGACGCCTTGCGCATGCTGGAGGCCAATGCCGCCGCCGGTGGGCATGCAGCCGAATTCACCGGCCATAGAAAGGACGGCTCGCGCTTTCCCATCGACGTGGCGGTGGGACAGATGCGGGCCAGCGACGGGAACCACTTGGTGGCCATTCTCCATGACGTGACGGAGCGAAAGCGGGCGGACATCGCCAAGAATGAGTTCGTCTCCACCGTCAGCCACGAACTGCGCACGCCCCTCACCTCGATTTCCGGATCACTCGGGCTGCTGGACGGGGGCGCGGCCGGCCCCCTGCCGGAGACCGCGAAGCGCCTCGTCACCATCGCACACCAGAACAGCAGACGCCTGGTGCGGCTCATCAACGACATCCTCGACATCCAGAAGATGCAGGCCTCCGCCATCACATTCGCCCGGGAGCCGGTGTCCATGGCGGACGTGGCGCGGGAGGCGGTGGAACAGAATCTCGGCTTTGCCGCGCAGCACAATGTCCATCTGCAGATGGCGCTGACCGATCTCGACAGCACCGTTGTGGGGGACCACGACCGGCTCATTCAGGTGCTGACCAACCTGATCTCCAACGCGGTCAAGTTCTCCGCTGCGGACGACGTGGTTCAGGTCAGGGTGGAGCGCAGGGAAGACATGGTGCGCACCTGCGTCGAGGACCACGGGACGGGCATCCCCCCGTCGTTCCGTGCCAGCATGTTCACTCGCTTCGCCCAGGCGGACAACTCCGACACGCGCCAACGCGGTGGGACCGGCCTTGGGCTCGCCATCGTCAAGGAGATCGTCGACCACCACAATGGCCGGGTGTCTTTCGAGACCGACGAAGGGGTCGGCACCACCTTCCATGTGGATCTGCCGGCGCGCCTTCCGCTCCAGGCGCCGGCAGCCGAGCCTGTCCTCACCCCGCTGCTGCTGGTGGACAGCGACGCTGCGCGCGCCGGCGCTGTGGCGGCGGACCTCGAGGAGCTCGGACTAGGCATCGACGTGGCGGCGACCGCCGCCGAGGCGGAGGGCCGGGCGGCCCTGCGCCCCTATGGCATCATCCTGGTGGCCCCCACCTTGCGGGATCGAGACGGCGTCACCCTTCTGCGGACCCTGCGTCGGGCGGAGAGGACCCGCCTCACGCCGCTCCTGCTGCTGGCGCCCGGCGCCGATGGGATCGCGCAGAACGGGGTCCGCGCATTGCCGGTGGCCGACTGGCTGGACATGCCTCCCGATCCGCAGAGGATCGCAGCCCTGGTCCTGCGCTATGGGGCTCGTACGGAGAAGCCACCCATTCTCCATGTGTGCACATCGGGCGAGGTACGGCGGCGCTTTGCCGAAGCCACCCGGGACTTCGCCACCGTCTTCGCCACCAATTCGGCGGACGATGCGCAGGCGGCCCTCGCCATGGGCACATGCGCCTTCGCCGTGGTGGACCTTTCGGAATCCGGGTCCAGGCTGGAAGAGATGGTGGGCGCCCTGGCGACCCTCGCCCAGCGCGGCGTGCCGGTGGCGGCCTGCTCGCCCCATGCGCGCGACCGGGCCGTGAGCGCCGCTTTCGAAGCCTTCGCCCGATCCCGCGCCGCTCTTTTTCCCGCCGCGCAAGACGCGGTGAGATCGGCCTTCCCCGCCTCAAAGGCTGACCGAACCGACGAGAACACCGCCTCATGA
- a CDS encoding FMN-binding glutamate synthase family protein, whose amino-acid sequence MPFHLSQSARLLMGRYSTFAIIIALCVLTLIASFVGNPAWLFAFCVLFPLAWIGVFDVTQESHSLLRNYPVIGSMRWVFEALRPYLRQYIVEDDLEGHPYNRNQRSLIYARAKSQEDRQTFGTELDTNASHYEWMTHSLSPMPVAEEPFRVMVGEGTCAKPYAAATLNISAMSFGSLGRNAIEALNLGAKTGGFYHDTGEGGLSPYHRLHGGDIVWELGSGYFGCRNRDGSFSPERFAEKATDPQVKMVEIKLSQGAKPGHGGVLPAAKVTPEIAEIRGIPLGEDCISPSRHPAFATPAQMMEFVAQLRELSGGKPVGIKMCVGHPSEVFAIAKAMVKTGIHPDFVVIDGSEGGTGAAPQELADHMGMPLREGLVLMRNALVGTGLRPKVRLVASGKVTSGFSMAANMAVGADWCNAARAFMFSLGCVMSMRCHTGHCPTGVTTNDPHLQRGLVVADKAERVASYQRHTVSALADLVAAAGLAHPSELAPHHVWHRITPVEAKPLDKLYPFLDPGILINTPEATPYAAEWAAAHADSFTPVQSVGPRRAA is encoded by the coding sequence ATGCCCTTCCACCTCAGCCAGAGCGCCCGCCTTCTCATGGGCCGCTACAGCACCTTCGCGATCATCATCGCCTTGTGCGTGCTGACCCTCATCGCCTCGTTCGTGGGCAACCCGGCTTGGCTGTTCGCCTTCTGCGTTCTCTTCCCGCTGGCGTGGATCGGGGTGTTCGACGTGACGCAGGAAAGCCATTCCCTGCTGCGCAACTATCCCGTCATCGGCTCCATGCGCTGGGTGTTCGAGGCGCTGCGGCCCTATCTGCGCCAGTATATCGTCGAGGACGATCTGGAAGGGCACCCCTATAATCGCAACCAGCGTTCGCTGATCTATGCCCGGGCCAAGAGCCAGGAGGACCGGCAGACGTTTGGCACCGAACTCGACACCAACGCCTCCCATTATGAATGGATGACCCATTCCCTCTCCCCCATGCCGGTGGCGGAAGAGCCATTCCGGGTGATGGTCGGGGAAGGCACCTGCGCCAAGCCTTATGCGGCCGCGACCCTCAATATCTCGGCCATGAGCTTCGGCTCACTGGGCCGCAATGCCATTGAAGCGCTCAATCTCGGCGCCAAGACGGGCGGCTTCTACCACGACACCGGTGAGGGCGGCCTCAGCCCCTATCACCGGCTCCATGGCGGCGACATCGTATGGGAGCTGGGCTCGGGCTATTTCGGCTGCCGCAACCGCGACGGCTCCTTCTCGCCTGAGCGGTTTGCCGAGAAGGCGACCGACCCCCAGGTCAAGATGGTGGAGATCAAGCTCTCCCAAGGCGCCAAGCCTGGCCATGGCGGCGTCCTGCCCGCCGCCAAGGTGACGCCAGAGATCGCCGAGATCCGGGGCATCCCACTGGGCGAGGACTGCATCTCGCCCTCGCGGCACCCCGCCTTCGCGACGCCCGCCCAGATGATGGAGTTCGTCGCCCAATTGCGCGAATTGTCCGGCGGCAAGCCCGTGGGCATCAAGATGTGCGTCGGCCATCCCAGCGAGGTCTTCGCCATCGCCAAGGCCATGGTGAAGACTGGCATCCACCCCGACTTCGTGGTCATCGACGGCTCCGAGGGCGGCACGGGCGCCGCGCCCCAGGAACTGGCGGATCATATGGGCATGCCGCTGCGCGAAGGGCTGGTGCTCATGCGCAATGCCCTCGTGGGCACCGGGCTTCGCCCGAAGGTGCGCCTCGTGGCCAGCGGCAAGGTCACCTCCGGCTTCTCCATGGCGGCCAACATGGCGGTGGGCGCCGACTGGTGCAACGCGGCCCGCGCCTTCATGTTCTCGCTGGGCTGCGTCATGTCCATGCGCTGCCACACCGGCCATTGCCCGACGGGCGTGACCACCAACGACCCTCATCTCCAGCGGGGCCTCGTGGTGGCCGACAAGGCCGAGCGCGTGGCAAGCTACCAGCGCCACACCGTCTCTGCCCTCGCCGATCTCGTGGCGGCGGCGGGCCTTGCCCATCCCAGCGAGCTGGCTCCGCACCATGTGTGGCACCGGATCACGCCGGTGGAAGCAAAGCCCCTGGACAAGCTCTATCCCTTCCTCGACCCCGGCATCCTTATCAATACGCCCGAGGCGACGCCCTATGCCGCCGAGTGGGCGGCGGCGCACGCGGACAGCTTCACGCCGGTCCAGTCGGTGGGACCGCGCCGGGCGGCCTGA
- a CDS encoding tellurite resistance TerB family protein encodes MFRVLSDFISEITGGHRDAAAFAENDYRLAAAVLLVHVMSIDGAVTDDERDIVKNILASRFNLDEEHTEALIELAIARDAEAVDLYAFTSILNRALDDEGRRRVVEMMFEVAYADGGLTEFEDNLVWRAAELLHVGSRERVQIRREVREEAEAEGGQTEQ; translated from the coding sequence ATGTTCCGCGTCCTGTCCGACTTCATCTCAGAAATTACCGGCGGCCACCGGGACGCGGCAGCTTTCGCCGAGAACGACTATCGCCTGGCGGCCGCGGTCCTGCTGGTGCACGTCATGTCCATCGACGGCGCCGTGACCGATGACGAGCGGGACATCGTCAAAAACATCCTCGCCTCGCGCTTCAATCTGGATGAGGAGCACACCGAGGCGCTCATCGAATTGGCCATCGCGCGGGATGCCGAAGCGGTGGACCTTTATGCCTTTACCAGCATCCTCAACCGCGCGCTGGACGATGAGGGGCGCCGTCGCGTGGTCGAGATGATGTTCGAGGTGGCCTACGCCGATGGCGGCCTCACCGAGTTCGAGGACAACCTCGTCTGGCGGGCGGCAGAACTTTTGCATGTAGGTTCGAGAGAGCGCGTCCAGATCCGGCGCGAGGTCCGCGAGGAGGCGGAAGCGGAAGGTGGACAGACGGAGCAGTGA
- a CDS encoding DUF883 family protein, whose protein sequence is MVDNPSSFTADTNGTAKPGDALAELRSDLAALKADLAQLTDTLGKTARDGVKGATTEAEVAMGEVTDWAEDQYMTLRHSIQAQPVTSIAIAAGVGFVLGQMFLRR, encoded by the coding sequence ATGGTGGACAATCCGTCCAGCTTCACCGCTGACACCAATGGCACGGCCAAGCCCGGCGACGCGCTCGCCGAACTGCGGAGCGACCTGGCGGCGCTGAAGGCCGACCTCGCCCAATTGACCGACACCCTGGGCAAGACGGCGCGCGACGGCGTCAAGGGCGCCACCACGGAGGCCGAAGTCGCCATGGGAGAAGTAACGGACTGGGCCGAGGACCAATACATGACCTTGCGCCATTCCATCCAGGCACAGCCGGTCACCTCCATCGCCATCGCTGCTGGAGTGGGCTTCGTGCTCGGCCAGATGTTCCTGCGCCGCTGA
- a CDS encoding response regulator has translation MTLRILYVDDEADIREIVTLSLSLDPDIQVETASSGATALDRAREGGWDLILLDVMMPVMDGPTAFAELGKNEATRAIPVGFVTARTQQHEIAHFLALGATGVIAKPFDPMTLAKQVRRLCAPRE, from the coding sequence ATGACGCTGCGCATCCTCTATGTGGACGACGAGGCGGACATCCGCGAGATTGTCACGCTGTCGCTGAGCCTCGATCCCGACATCCAGGTGGAGACCGCCTCATCAGGGGCCACGGCTTTGGACCGGGCACGCGAAGGGGGCTGGGACCTGATTCTTCTGGACGTGATGATGCCCGTGATGGACGGTCCGACCGCCTTCGCGGAACTTGGCAAAAACGAGGCTACCCGTGCCATTCCGGTGGGGTTTGTCACCGCACGCACGCAGCAGCATGAAATCGCCCACTTTCTCGCGCTTGGCGCGACAGGTGTGATCGCGAAGCCCTTTGATCCCATGACTTTGGCAAAGCAGGTGCGGCGCCTGTGCGCCCCTCGGGAATGA
- a CDS encoding sensor histidine kinase, with product MRWLKGEAARARNNERAALFASAVGQPRHLLDSVRRGLILVILVAIMPIATAAMLQGVLQLRRSSEEAQHKLQQGAIVAAAGQDNIFTSAENVLQALKNVPQVTSGGSDCQALLYGATLSLPFASNVAMVGRNGIVRCSALPSPSPNVSQRPWWREAIREKGFSLSGRIVSPVTRGEILPATLPLFDADGELSGALSVAIDGVWLDNLLKREVPLSSGVVAVIDRYGQEIVSNAPTISRVLFKDKDLRRQLDRLGEEQDDTGQTWSYAVATLDRYGLVVAFAQPTDQLFQWTAFHVAVSFILPVCMVIFTIVAIWLATDRMVLQWLLYLRRVTAVYAQGHYGFRPSRMDQAPSEFRVLGNAIEEMAQAIRERDGRLREGLAEKTALVREIHHRIKNSLQIVVSLMSLYGSGIANEKDRRRFDQLRTRVNTLAVVHRVLYEANEGSEVRSRELLRELGSLLEVALDRNVLVLVEAEDVPLPTDYAVPLALLLTEIMMVVAAGESTGPGRVVVTCAQEGNEVALVLDISRPLGGALEETEAPLAHGFARQLGGVLSTRDEGGHALAELRFKLRPKAS from the coding sequence ATGCGGTGGCTGAAAGGGGAGGCGGCCCGTGCGCGGAACAACGAGCGCGCAGCTCTTTTTGCGTCCGCCGTCGGCCAGCCGCGCCACCTGCTGGATAGTGTGCGGCGCGGGCTGATCCTCGTCATTCTCGTTGCCATCATGCCCATCGCCACGGCCGCCATGCTTCAGGGCGTGCTGCAATTGCGACGGTCGAGCGAGGAAGCGCAGCACAAGCTTCAGCAGGGGGCCATCGTGGCCGCGGCGGGCCAGGACAATATCTTCACCTCTGCCGAGAATGTGCTTCAGGCCCTCAAGAACGTCCCTCAGGTCACGTCCGGCGGCAGTGATTGTCAGGCACTGCTCTATGGTGCCACGCTGAGCCTGCCCTTTGCCTCGAACGTGGCGATGGTCGGGCGAAACGGGATCGTGCGCTGCTCCGCGCTTCCAAGCCCCAGTCCCAACGTGTCCCAGCGCCCATGGTGGCGGGAGGCGATCCGGGAGAAGGGCTTCAGCCTGTCCGGCCGGATCGTCAGCCCGGTGACGCGCGGCGAGATCCTGCCGGCGACGCTGCCCCTCTTTGATGCGGATGGCGAGTTGAGCGGCGCCCTCTCAGTAGCGATTGACGGCGTCTGGCTCGACAATCTGCTCAAGCGGGAGGTCCCCCTGTCCTCGGGGGTCGTGGCGGTCATTGACCGGTACGGCCAGGAGATCGTCTCCAACGCCCCCACCATCAGCCGCGTCCTGTTCAAAGACAAGGACTTGCGGCGTCAGCTCGATCGCCTTGGAGAGGAGCAGGACGACACCGGCCAGACCTGGAGTTATGCGGTTGCGACCTTGGACCGTTACGGCCTGGTGGTGGCTTTCGCGCAGCCAACGGATCAATTGTTCCAGTGGACGGCCTTCCATGTGGCGGTGAGTTTCATCCTGCCCGTGTGCATGGTGATCTTCACCATCGTCGCCATCTGGCTGGCCACCGACCGCATGGTTCTGCAATGGCTGCTTTACCTGCGGCGGGTCACGGCGGTCTATGCGCAGGGGCATTATGGCTTTCGCCCCTCGCGCATGGACCAGGCTCCCAGCGAGTTCCGGGTGCTCGGCAATGCCATCGAGGAAATGGCACAGGCGATCCGGGAGCGCGATGGTCGCCTGCGGGAGGGGCTGGCGGAGAAGACCGCGCTCGTCCGGGAGATCCATCACCGCATCAAGAACAGCCTTCAGATCGTGGTGAGCCTCATGAGCCTTTATGGCTCCGGGATTGCAAACGAGAAGGATCGCCGCCGCTTCGACCAGCTCCGCACGCGCGTGAACACGCTCGCTGTGGTGCACCGGGTTCTCTACGAGGCCAATGAGGGCTCGGAAGTGCGCTCACGTGAGCTGCTGCGCGAGCTCGGCAGCTTGCTGGAAGTGGCTTTGGACCGGAACGTGCTGGTGCTGGTTGAGGCGGAGGACGTGCCGCTTCCCACGGACTATGCGGTGCCGCTCGCTCTGCTGCTCACGGAAATCATGATGGTGGTGGCTGCGGGCGAGAGCACCGGCCCCGGACGCGTGGTGGTCACCTGCGCGCAGGAAGGCAATGAGGTCGCGCTGGTGCTCGACATTTCCCGCCCCCTCGGCGGCGCGTTGGAAGAGACAGAGGCCCCGCTTGCCCACGGCTTTGCTCGGCAACTGGGCGGCGTCCTCTCCACGCGCGATGAGGGCGGCCACGCCTTGGCGGAACTGCGTTTCAAGCTTCGCCCGAAGGCCTCCTGA
- a CDS encoding sugar phosphate isomerase/epimerase family protein, whose product MATAVQSAGIRGIGYSIRATSPDFDDLAGKLDEAERLGVDFVELPLFAWTMIAGGRIIPERLDKLRRCLEGRPFGYTVHGHLAINLMEVPSQLPAHERLLAAAIEVAGAVGAANLVIHTGCVRDPDDYVRVAYVRQREALQKAGDLAAPLGVTVCVENVFAFEAMRETASPSRLAEEIDAIAHPYVRATLDVSHAFIHCTQGRLDFLPEVAALAPFARHVHVHDSFGTPARSWAIDDAERLALGEGDLHLPLGWGSIPWETIADQCRLDAGAILNLELHRRYWSELPLQIAAMRALEARFKGALADAA is encoded by the coding sequence ATGGCCACCGCCGTACAGAGTGCCGGCATCCGGGGTATCGGCTACTCCATTCGTGCCACATCGCCTGATTTCGACGATCTTGCCGGCAAGCTCGATGAAGCTGAGCGCCTGGGTGTAGACTTCGTCGAACTTCCCCTGTTCGCCTGGACCATGATTGCGGGCGGCCGGATCATCCCCGAGCGGCTGGACAAGCTGCGGCGCTGTCTGGAAGGCCGGCCGTTCGGCTATACCGTGCATGGGCATCTCGCCATCAACCTTATGGAAGTTCCCTCCCAGCTGCCGGCGCACGAGCGGCTCCTGGCGGCCGCGATCGAGGTGGCGGGCGCGGTGGGTGCGGCAAACCTTGTGATCCATACCGGCTGCGTGCGCGACCCCGATGATTATGTGCGCGTGGCTTATGTACGCCAGAGGGAAGCGCTCCAGAAGGCGGGCGACCTTGCCGCGCCGCTCGGCGTAACGGTCTGTGTCGAGAATGTTTTCGCGTTCGAGGCCATGCGCGAGACGGCATCGCCCTCCCGGCTTGCCGAAGAGATCGACGCCATCGCCCATCCCTACGTGCGGGCGACATTGGATGTGAGCCACGCCTTCATCCACTGCACCCAAGGGCGGCTGGACTTCCTGCCTGAGGTCGCGGCCCTTGCCCCCTTTGCCCGTCATGTGCACGTGCATGACAGCTTCGGCACGCCCGCCCGCAGTTGGGCCATCGACGACGCGGAAAGGCTCGCGCTGGGCGAGGGCGATCTGCACCTGCCGCTCGGCTGGGGCTCGATCCCCTGGGAAACCATCGCCGACCAGTGTCGCCTGGATGCGGGCGCCATCCTCAATTTGGAACTGCATCGCCGCTACTGGAGCGAACTTCCGCTCCAGATTGCCGCCATGCGGGCCCTGGAGGCGCGGTTCAAGGGCGCTCTTGCCGACGCCGCCTAG